The genomic segment AGACGTTCAACTAAATATATCTAAATCCCCTGTGGGCAAATTTCCACAGTAGCCAACATGTTGGCAGCTGTGAGAGGTATTTACCGGAATAAATGTGGTATGACTGCACAGTTTGCTTGCTGCAATGACCCTGCTGGAAATCTATCAAGCTGTTAGTCACAGTGTGTTTTACCTGTACATGTAAGTCTGCCAGTACCAGACATAATGTTTCAGGAATGTCTTTAATGATCATTATTTTAATACAGCAATCACCTGCCTAATCACCTGCTTCCCTTGATTCCAATAATTATCTCTCCTGTGTCTTTAAACACATCagataaaaagtaataaatgtaTGGATTTACCTTTTAAAGAACAAGAAGAGGACAAACAGTAACAAACCTTTCTCGCATGCCAACAAGAAGAGTTTCTCATCCAGCGTAGTTTCCTCTTTCACCTCTCTCACGTCTTTCAAGGCCAGAAATTTATCCGGAGAGGAAGCGTCTGTGCCCTGGTACAGAGCTGCCATTACGACGGAGAGCGAGTACGGCCAAACACTGATGTGCATCCCACTAGAAACCGGCGACCATTACACAAGAAAGCCCGTCATATGGGATGACATTAGAGGAatcctttttttattgttgttgttgttgttgttgtctgtcgCAGCGAAGTAGAGGCTTAAAACGTCGTCATGAGACTAAACCAATGTCACTAAATGTTGTTATTGCTGTCGCATCTTTGCTGCGTTTGCGCGGCTCTGCTGTCTGCAAAATTAccttttttatcagtttttccCCCCGCTCTAAATCACTTCAAAGTTGAGGTTAGTGGAGATAAGTGGCGACTGCAATCCGACAAAATGAGACGGTCATCTCTCTCGGCGTGTTTACATGCACCATCTTCTCGCATCGCAGGCTCCTGGGGATCCTTTTGGTCCTGATGCTGCTGACGAGGCTCCTACTGCGCATgtttcctcctccacctgcttGTTCATTTCGCAGGCGCAAAGCCTCTGTGCTACATGATTACGTAACAGTGCTATTCAGTGCAGCTTTGTACTGACAAGTGTATTCTGGTAGAGCATTCTTCATAGTGCCAAATATCCATTTTTACAGATACATGCAAGTTAAATAGAATTGATGTAAACTATCTATTACATTATATGTTTGGTCACTAGATATATGCGTGCTGACAACACTGgacatcattattatttgtctATTTTACAGCAAACACTCTGAAGCATTAGCCTTGTGaaaatatatgcatatattcggagtatgaaaataaaaaaacggGAGAAAAACATCACAGCTATGGCTTCTGGTCTGTGCAGGGTTGGGCGTGCATATTAGTGGACAGGCAATTTCCTATAATATGAACATGTCCATGTAATTGATGTGTTTGGACATGCATGGGAGAAATTTACTGCACATGGataatggagagagagagggagaatgagaTAACCGGCTCTGTATGGTGAGTGACAGGCTGTGAGGATACATATATGGgagatacatatatatatagctgTCCTCCTGGCAGCTTCATATCAGCCCTTCACTGTGAGTCCATGACATCAGACCAGTGAGCATTTATGTGAGTAATGAAAGATAACATGCAGTATTTGACATTCGAAATAAACATATCCTCCCGGTGAAGGAGGCTGAAATGATTTGCCAGGGGAGTGTTataaaaagtggaaaaatcTAATTTTACCAACTCACATGGAGCCAGATCACCAGGGTGTTTACTGTACTGTCAGTACTGAGAGGCACTGAAGcaattaaattcaaattaatttaaatcgTAAGATAGAGTTATTTGAATCAAACAGCTGTTTGCAATTCAAAATTCAACAAAGGAATAAACTTACAACTGTCcttataaatgtaataatttgcAGTTAATTAGAAATTGTTTTACAATGTctaaatcaacacaaaatgtaattaagatCCACTCAGATTTCCAAACGCAGAATACAAATGATCTCATAGTATCCAGGCCCTAAAGCCAAGACAGTCTGTTGGTACCACCTACACAAATGAATGGataaatatatgtttatatatgcaTATACTGTAGTGAGAAAgccatttatttaaaataaattcatataGATATTCTAACACGATATAATTCAATTTAATGACTAAATCCATCTCTCTGTGGTAATGAGGTTACTATTTTCTCCACCTGAAAAATCCCACACAAAACTTTATAAATCTAGATTCAGAGAAAGGCTCAAAATAGTGCACATTGAGTCAGATTTGGCCCCTGGTAATTACCAGTCATAGAGGAGTTGTCACATTTTACGACCATTTTAAAATAAGCCAATCCTCATCCGCTCAATTTCTCTGCAACGATGCTTGCAAGTGGAGGAATGGGTTCTGTTCTGTAGCTGCACTTTATTATTCCACGAAACAGCATCCCTGAACGGCCCTCAGTTATTCAGGCTGAATCAAATTATAAAGAAACAGTACAGAACAGAGTGTACAATACAGGAGGAAAATCATCTGACACTGCTATTTGGTTTTAGACACAGGAATTACACTGCTGCATATCATTATATTTTTAGTAAGTGATCCCAAATTGAGGAAGACAATTTAGGAAAGGAGGATGGAAACGGACAAGCCCTCTTTCTAAACATGACAGATACTCACATAAAAGCTGTCTGATGGTTattcttaaaatcaattttaaaaaaatagacttCTTAAAGTGACACAACTGATTCCAGTAGGGACAACCAATTACTTATTAGGCTATATTCCTCCTTTAATGCATAATTCTGATCATTCCTATTCACAAATGGCTGCTCTATATGccaaaatgttattaaaagtATTATAAATAGATACATATGAGCCATATAAATACTTTGACAGTGTAAAAATGCACATGTAAATAATTTTGAGtggaaaaaaagggagaaaagtctGCCTCATTGTCCTGATAGGAAACACTATgctccagcagagggcagtcTGCACAAAGGTTTTGCACTGTAAACATCCGCATTGAATGAGTACTACAAAATGAGCATCTATGGGATAGAAAGATCAGCAACCAAACATTGTGCAGGGTATGAAGAGTAATTAATCATTCTGTAGTTCAATAATACCAACTATTAAATATCTGCATTATTTTCAAAACAAGCACAGTAAAACATATATAGTACAATAAGATCACAATAAAATCACTCAACAATACCATGAAAACATTCTAAATCCCAGTCTAGGATATTACAGGCATGGAGATTTTTCATGGGGGGTGGGAGAGGGGTCAAAGGGCTCAACCCCTTTCACTCAATCTTTTGTGCCTTTCAGTTGTGCGGGGCTGTAATCCCAAACTGCCAAGCCTCTTAGGAAAGATGATTTTCAATCTGCAGAGCATGTGGTTCTTCCATTAAAACACACAGCTTCCCAGCACTCATCAGTTCCTGGGGAACAGCTGTCAAATGTCAGATTTCAGCTGATTCCACTTGAGAGGAGTGTCAGTCACTGTTGCTGACTGTGTGCGATAGATACAATGGCTGCAGTATTCCCACAGATcctatttatttaatcatttatcacaAAAATATACCCCTATGGTTTTCTTACAGCTGCAACGTTTTGCTGCATTGCTTGTATGGTATTCTTCTAATTAATTATAGGATTTTTCCTTTAAGGGAAGAAGCTGTTTTTTCTCATAGATCTGGACTACCCTCTTGAGGCCGTAAAgggaaaacacaaatatatttaatttgaaatattgaTTCTTCTCTGCAGTCATCCACTATGAAGAGAACATTAATGATACACATGTAAAGACATGATTCTTTATAGAATAACTTAACAAAGCATATGAATTTGAACAAAGGACTGTGTAACAGACAATGGGAATCGTTAAAATCCTTTTAAATCCTTGCACCTGGCAGAATATGCAGTTGTATGTCTTAAAAGGAAGGGTGGAGCATGGTTACAAGGATGCAGATAGTGAGGTGGACCTCTGAAACATAACAACAGCATCATTTCCTCCCATCTACCATTGCTGCGATCCGTGAGAGACAGAACAGGGGCTGCGACGGGACAGGCGGGCGACGAGTCCAATGGTGCAGCTCGCTGACGCACGACGCCTCAGCGCGGACCAATATAGTCCCTCTGTAGGCGGGTCTTTCCCCTGGTATTCTGATTGAATCGGTCCAGTTTGTATTAGTTGGACgagcagaggagcaggaagaaaCGGGGATATCTCTTAACAAATGCTGTAACTGTGGATACATTGCCATTCACGGCTCCGTTTACAGCAGATGCGGAATGATTTGAGCTCCAGCCGGCGCGCCAAGTCCTGACGATCTTATTGTCTGTGATGCTTGAGTCTAACCGGGCTGTATGAGCAAGGATGCATCAGATGTTAACTGCGCAGGGGTGTCTTCGCTGAACATGGACAAACAGGGCGTCTGTTACAATGATGAAGGCTCCTTCCTTGTTGTTTTGAAGACGGGCCACCCACAGAATTACTGCAACACTCGCTATGGGCAACTTAAACGCTCCTCTTATCCATCTTTCCCATGAAGAACATTGCGCAGTGCAGTGAAAACGGGATATCGTGTTGTGGATTTCGAATTGGCGCTCGCTATATTACCTAATCAGCTGGTATTCAACTGGGTATCATTTCCCAGTGTAGGCTATACACATCCAACAGACCGTGTTGGTTAACTGTCAATGTAAGGAGCGTTTTCTTCGGTGGTGAGAGCCACTCTCCGGGGTACAGATGAGAGGCAAACAATATCATCAACCACTGAAGTTGACAGCGCCTTGGGAGAAGGATGCTGGCTTTGGGAGGAAGCTTAAAACCTACAGGAATCATACCAAGATAATAGCACAGCCTGGGATCGTGATGAAAGTCCTCCGCAGGAAGAGAATTGTGTTATTTATGGCCTATTTCTTGCTGCTGGTACTCACTATGCTTAACTTGGCTAATTATAAATGGACTAAGGAGCCACAGCAGTGTAATCATCAGATGAGGAGCACCACTTATCAGAGCAGATCTGACATTCGCTTCCTGTACCGGCCCTCTCTGGCCAAAAAGAGACAGCTTATCTATGTTCTGACTACCTGGAGGTCAGGCTCGTCCTTTTTCGGGGAGCTTTTTAACCAAAATCCTGAAGTGTTCTTCTTGTACGAGCCGATGTGGCACATCTGGCAGAAACTCTACCCGGGTGATGCAGTGTCTTTACAAGGGGCAGCCAGGGACATGCTTAGCTCCTTATACCGCTGTGATTTGTCTGTTTTCCAACTTTACAACAGCCCCGGGGGCAAGAATTTCACCTCCTTGGGACTATTTGGGGCCACCCTCAATAAAGTGGTGTGCTCCTATCCCCTCTGCTCAGCCTACAGGAAAGAGGTGGTGGGGAtggtggatgataaggtgtgtAAAAAGTGCCCCCCTCAAAGCCTTAGACTGTTGGAGGAGGAGTGCCTCAAATATAACACCATAGTCATTAAAGGGGTACGCATTTTGGACGTTAACGTGTTGGCTCCACTAATGGAGGATCCATCCTTGGATTTGAAGGTGATACACCTGGTCAGAGACCCACGGGCAGTGGCCAACTCCAGAATCAAATCCAGACATGGCCTGATAAGGGAGAACTTACAGGTGGTCCGCAGCAGGGACCCTAAACTTCGCCGGATACCTTTCGTGGATCCTGGTCACAAAGCCAACAAGAAAGATGGCTCAGACTACCACTCCATAGGAGCCATGGAGGTGATCTGTGACCGCACCTCCAGGACGTTGAGGACTGCCTTAAACCCACCCAGCTGGCTGAAGGGGAAGTACATGGCCGTGCGGTATGAGGACCTGGTCGAGAACCCAGTCAAGACCTTGCGGAACATCTACCGCTTCGCCAACCTGACCACCAACCACGACATCGAGTCGTTTGCGCTGAACATGACCAGTGGTTCCAGCTCCTCCTCTAAGCCATTCATAGTGTCGTCCAGGAATGCCACACAAGCTGCTAGTGCATGGAGAACAGTGCTCAGCATTCAACAGATCAAACAAGTGGAGGACTACTGCCACCATGCCATGTCTGTGCTGGGGTATGAAAGAGTGAGAACAGCCGGGGAGGCGAAGGACTTGAGCAAATCACTACTGACACACTCCAAACTGTGAAGACATCCTCTCCACCAAAGaccttttaatttaatgttcattttgcaTCGAGTGCCGTTTCCTCTTCTTGTGGAATTAAAGCTTTACTTTAAATCAGTGTTTGAGGAGCTCCACTGGCCACATTTGGAATGTATCTTGTTTCCCCCAGTTGAATTGCAGTGGCGTTGGAAAGGACCACTTCTTTTATACGGGAATACTGGATGTGTTTGACAATGCAAAGCCTACGAACAATGGCTTGAATAGTGAAGCTGCaactatggaaaaaaaaaacccaactgtATAATTCATGTATCTTGTTATGATGACACTTCAAAGTGGATGTTTTGGGGTTATTTTTGAATGTTGAAAACcttacaaaaaatatgttttttcagtCTCCATACTGTCTGTAAAGGTGAAAAATAGTGGatgaaagaaaaactaaaaaaaaaaacaaagaacacctaaaaaaaaaaagctcattgCTAATGTCTATTTGTAAGATCTGGTTGAAGTCAGAGACAATCAATTAACTGGTTTGTTGGTGTGCCATACTGTAGGTAGAGGTGTGATGAGTAGGCTACATCCGGACAGCAGTAGTGCTATCtctagatttaaaaaaagggatGTTTTGATTGTTGTCACCAAATCCTTGTAGGATAATATCATGCACTGTGGACAATGTCATGGCTCTGGAGCTGGAAAGTCTCTCTCAGTGTCAGTGTAAGCAGTCTGTTCTAccatttcaaatgtttacaaTTGCTTgctcttataaaaaaaaaaacacatgatctGGGAATATTGCATTGAGTAAAGTTCACAGTTAACAAGACAGTTTATGCATCTGTgtaaatttttaaaatcattatcaaaaacatacaaaccagaccagtggttctcaaagtcTGGTGCATGAGGCAAGGTCTCCTTAAAAATTAAAATCCAACACAGTGAGCCACAGGCTTTAATCAGTATAGTATTAACAAAAATGACTATGCTAGTAATATTTACACACAGGATATGTAATAATTTTAATCTTTATACTTATGAGATGTTTCAAGGTCTACTTTTGTTCAGTGCATCACACACCAATGTACCTTCCCTCACCATTTGAGAACCGTTGTGCTGGAACAGTGTTACACATTAGCTGCTATTTGTCATAATGAGTACATGTAACAAAATTATTATTGGTAATAGACAGAAGATCAGCTGTAATGTTTTAGTTGCTagctgtaattactgtattaTAGTCAGATGAGAATTTTAGACTTCATGGCACAAATAAATCTATCCAGATAGTATATGATTTGCTGAGGTTTGGAGATTTGATCTCACTTGAGTgaagcagaaaaacattcaggaaaaacattttgtttgtgatgcTCCAAGTGCCCCAAAAATGACTGTTAGACCTTGTCGGGAGCACAGAAATAGATGCTGTGGCTGGTGGGAATACTTCACTGAGAAGTTATCAATCAAAACATTGACAATAAGGTTTATGGTTTATCAGAAGTAAGTGTTATACTGTTTGTGGAAAGAGACATTGCCATTaagtttttcaaatgttaatgttCTGATACTTTGGGCACCACAAACCAAATGTTTTGAGTGCATATACTGCACACGTGATAGCTCCAAATCTCAGTAAATCACACCAAAACCAGTAAGATCGTGCTATGAGTTACAGGGAAAAGGAGATCAGTTGTGGTTTTGGGGTGGACTGTCCCTTTAAGGATAGATCTAGGATAGAAGGTTGAAAATATCTATCTGAAGACTCATGATGAGACGGCTGTTGCTATCATTCTGTCTCTTGGgcaaaaaccccccaaaactgTATGCAAACAAAGTAAGCAATCGAGACATGAAACAGAGAAGCATTCCACAGATGTTCCCATGCATTCGCAACATAAAATGGAAAGCCCTTACTTCAAGGACAATGGCTTTATTAATATGAGAGAAACAGTCTGCAAATTCACAAAGCCTAACCTTCGCA from the Thunnus albacares chromosome 21, fThuAlb1.1, whole genome shotgun sequence genome contains:
- the chst2b gene encoding carbohydrate sulfotransferase 2, with the translated sequence MRGKQYHQPLKLTAPWEKDAGFGRKLKTYRNHTKIIAQPGIVMKVLRRKRIVLFMAYFLLLVLTMLNLANYKWTKEPQQCNHQMRSTTYQSRSDIRFLYRPSLAKKRQLIYVLTTWRSGSSFFGELFNQNPEVFFLYEPMWHIWQKLYPGDAVSLQGAARDMLSSLYRCDLSVFQLYNSPGGKNFTSLGLFGATLNKVVCSYPLCSAYRKEVVGMVDDKVCKKCPPQSLRLLEEECLKYNTIVIKGVRILDVNVLAPLMEDPSLDLKVIHLVRDPRAVANSRIKSRHGLIRENLQVVRSRDPKLRRIPFVDPGHKANKKDGSDYHSIGAMEVICDRTSRTLRTALNPPSWLKGKYMAVRYEDLVENPVKTLRNIYRFANLTTNHDIESFALNMTSGSSSSSKPFIVSSRNATQAASAWRTVLSIQQIKQVEDYCHHAMSVLGYERVRTAGEAKDLSKSLLTHSKL